The genomic interval GTGCCTCCCGAGGTGCGATCCGCCCTGGACCACCTCCGGCGCGCGCACGACGCCTGGCAGGCTGCGGCGCTTGCGCGGGAGCGGGAGGCAGGGCTTCTGGCGGAGCGGCGGGCGGACGTCGAGGACGCGGAACAGGCGTACCGCGGCGCGGAATCTGCGAGATCGGCCCTACGCGCTGAGGCGGAGTCGCTCGAGGCCGCCAAGGCGGCGCACGAAGGGTCTAAGCCCGCGGTGTCGCGCGATTCGTTCGCGAGCCTTCGCGCGTGGCTTCTGCGCGCGGAGGAGCGCGTGCGCGAGCTCGAGCAAGCAGAACAGGCCGTCGCCGCGGCCCGAAATCGGCTGGAGTCGGCGGTGCGCGCGCGGGCGCAGGCGGAGGAGATGCGGAACGCGCGCGCGAACGCGGCCGAGGCGGCTCGGGAGGCCATGGAGCGGCTGCGGGCCGAGCGCGATCGGCGGTGGGCCGCGCGGCATGGCGCGCTCATCTCGGCACTGGCGCGCGAACTCGTGGAAGGGCAGCCGTGTCCGGTGTGTGGCTCCACGCATCACCCGAGCCCGGCGGTGGCCGCGCTGGACGAGGGCGAGGTGTGGACGGAAGCCGACGATCTCGCCCTTGCCGAAGCGGAGGCCGCGTGGCGCGAGGCGGAAGGCATCCTTCGCGAAGCGGAGCAACAGTACCAGGTGGCGTTCGCGAAGGCGGAAGCCGCCGCGCACGAAGCGAGCCGTGCGGCGGACGAACGCGCGCGTCGGCTGTCGGCGCTCGCGGAACTGTGGCCCGAGGCGCCGGGGGCGACAGGCGCCGATATGCCCGAGTCGGCGGAAGGTTGGAAGCCTCATGTCCGGCGCGCGGCGGACGAGATCGCGGCGGGAGAAGAGGCGTGGGCGGCGTGGGAAGCCCGGGCGAAGGAGCTGGCGGATCAATCGGCGGCGCTCACGGAGCGCCTGCAGCGGGCGGCCGGGGACGTCTTGGCCGCGGAGGAGCGCCTGAAGGCGGCGAGGGCCGAGTGGGCGCGGCAGGGCGCGAGCGCGAGTTCGGCCGAGGAGAAGGCGCGGGACTCGGCGGAGTTGCTGCGCCGGGCCGCCGAGGTGGTGTCGCTTGGCGACGGGCTCGAGGGCGACGCGCTCGCGCAGGCGGTGCAGGATCGGCTCCGCCGCCTGGAGGAAGACGACCGAAGGGCGGGGGAGGCGGATGCGCGGCGGACGAGCTTGACCGCGGATCTGGCCCAGGTGAACGCCCGCCTGCAAGAGGCGGTGCAGCAGAAGCTCGAGGCCGAGCGCCAGGTCCACGAGGCGGAGATTCGGGAGGCGCAGCTTCGCGCGGGAGCGGATAGTGATAAGGCTCGGCTCGACGACATGACGGGCGGACGGCCGGTGGCGGAAGTCCGCGTGGAAGTTGAAACTGCGCTCGAAGACCTTCGCCGTGCGCTGGCGGAGGCCCTGCGCGCGCGGCAGGAGGCCGAAGCGGAGCGCGACAAGGCCCGGACGGCCGCGACACAGGCTGAAGCGGCGCTTCAGGAGGCGCGTCGGACCGAAGGGCGCGCGCGGGAGGCGCTTGAGGCAGCGCTGGCGGAGTCGGACTTCGCCACACCGGGCGACGTGCGGGACGCGCTGCTCGGCGAGCGAGAGGTGGTTGCCGCGGAGGACGAGATCGCCGCCTATCGGGACGCGGTGCAGGCGGTGAAGCAGCGATTGGACGATCTCGCGCGGCAGCTCGCGGGCAGGCGCGTGGACGAGGCAGAGCTTGCTGCTGCCCGGGCGCGTGCGCAGGCCGCCGAGGCGGCGCATGGCGAGGCGCAACAGCACGTCGGGGCGTGCAGGCAACAGTTGGCCGATCTCGAAGCCCGGCGCGCCCGCTTCGCGGAGGTGAGCGCGAAGCTCGAGCAAGCGCGCGAAGCGGCGCGCAGGCTGAAGACGCTGAGCGATGTCCTCCGGGCCAACGCGTTTGTGCAGTTCGTGGGGCGCGAGGAAATGGCCGATGTGGCGCGACAGGCGTCGGATCGGCTGGCTTCGCTGACCCACGGCCGGTATCGCCTCGTGCTGACGCCGACCGGCGATTTCGTGATTCGCGACGATCACCTTGGCGGCGTCGAGCGCCCCGTGGGGACGCTGTCGGGCGGGGAGACGTTTGTGACCTCGCTGTCGCTCGCGCTGTCGCTCTCCGCGCACATCCAGCTGCGCGGCCAGCATCCGCTCGAGTTTTTCTTCCTGGACGAGGGCTTCGGCACCCTGGACCCAGAACTGCTTGACGTGGTCATGTCCTCGCTCGAACGGCTCCGCCTCGAGCGCATGGCCATTGGGCTCATCAGCCACGTGCCGGAGCTTCGCGAGCGCGTTCCGCGCAGGCTGGTGGTCGAGCCTGCGGAGCCCGGTGGGCGCGGGACGCGCGTGCGGCTGGAGCGGGCGTAAAGGAGGGGGGCGTCGGGGCGGAACGCACGTGAGGCCCGCACGCCGTCGCGCATGGCTGACGGAGACAGGCCAAGCGGCCCACGCCCCGGGTCACTTCGTGAACTGCGTCCCTTCATCGGCGGGTGACGTGTGCATGCCGTTCGTCACCCCTTGCGTGCCGCCAAGTCGCCTGACCACCCTCGCATGCCCCGCAAAGGCCACCGTGGCCGCGGCACAGGCTCCCGTCGCCACCCAGAGGATGGGCGAGATGCCGGCGAGATCGAACAGGTGGCCGAACACGACAGGCCCCAAGAGGCTCCCCACATTGCCAATGGCGCCGATGAGTCCGAGGTAAAACGCCGCGTGTGGCCCGGTCATCCGGGTCACGAGCTCGGGCACCGTGGGGGCGTTGAGCATTTCCCCGAACGTCGCCACCACCATGCCGGCCACGAGCGCGGGATACGCCCGATGCGCGATGGCCATGCCGGCGAACGCGACGGCGTACAGCACGCTGCTCGCGACGAGCTGGGCGGTGGGCGCCTGGGTCACGCGGCGCTTGAGCCATCCGGTCACGGGCTGGCCGACGAGGATGAGAAGGCCGTTCACCGTCCAGAGCACGCTGTACGCGTCTGGGCGGTGTCCGGTTTGGTTGAGATAGGGCGCCACGCCGGAATTCCAGGCGGCGAGCGCGAGACTCAGGGCCAGCATGCCTGCCCCAAGAAGTGCATAGACCTGGTAGTTTCGGAAGAGTTGCCACGCCGACGCGCCAACCTGCGGCATGGCGTCGACGGGCGCATCCTCGGACTCAGGCCCAAGCCTGCGCAGAAACCGCCACATGAACGCCGCAAACGACAGCGTGAGGAGACCGTTCAGGAAAAAGGTGAGCAAAAACGAGATGGACGCGATCACGCCCGCGAGCGCCGTGCCCACGGCGATTCCGATGTTGTTCATCACGTACATGGTGTTGAAGAGCCGCGCGCTGACCGACTTCCACCGGTTGCCCACAAACGCGTTCAGCGCGGGCTGGGTGGCGGAGATGAGGAAGCTGTTCGCCGCGATGGCCACGGCGTAGGGCGGAAGCGAATGCGCCAACATGAGGCTCCACTGCGCGAGCGCGGTCAAGAGCAGCGATCCGACGATGAGCCGCATCGGACCGAGCCGATGGTAAACGGCGCCGCCGGCAAATTGTCCAAGGCCGCCCGCCAGCGACTAGCCGAACAACACCCAGCCGGCGGCCGCGTAGTTGCCGTGGAGCACGTTGTGCACGTAGATGGTCGTGAGCGGCCAGATGAAAGCGCTGCCCATCGCGTTGAACAGGCGCGCGACGAGAAACGCGTACGTCTCTTTGGGTAAGGACTGCGTGAAACGGCGCGAAAGCATGATCGGAGCTCCAGCGTGCGACGTATCGGCCCGTGCCATGGGCCGATTCTAAAGTTAACGCTTGTTTACACGCGGCGCAACCGTGCGGGACGGCGTGAAACGCGGTGACGGGGTTCACCCGGAACTGGACGGGAAACCTGCCCAATCTTGAGACCTCGCTGGCTCAGGTCCACTTGACTCCTGATACCCTACAGGGGTAGGGTTAAATCATGAGAAACCAACGGCCTTACTCAGGCTCGCGGCGATCCGTCAAGGGGGGTGAGGACATGTCAGAAACCCGCGAATTGACGCTGCCGATTGAGGGCATGACGTGCGCCGCCTGTGCGGCGCGGATCGAGAAGAATCTGGCGAAGCTGCCGGGTGTGCAGCAGGTGAACGTGAATCTCGCGTCCGAGCGAGCCCGCGTCGTGCTGACGCCCGACACGCCGTGGACCGAGGTGGTCTCGAGAATCGAAAAGACCGGCTACTCGGTCCCGGTGCGCGAAGTGGACCTGCGTATCACCGGGATGACGTGTGCCGCGTGCGCTGCGCGGATCGAGAAGGTTGTCGGGCGCCTTGAGGCGGTGAAAGAGGTGCACGTGAACCTCGCGTCGGAGAAGGCGCGTGTGGCGTACGTGCCGGGCGTGATCGACGTCGAGGACATCATCCGCGCGGTGGAGAAGGCGGGCTACGGCGCGGCGCTCGCGAGCGAGGTGGAAGCGGAGGAAGAGGCGCGCAAGCGGCGGGCGTATCGGCGCGATCTCGCCACGTTCTTCCTCTCCGCCCTCCTCACGCTGCCGCTTGTGGTGCAGATGTTCGTCATGCTGGTGGGCGGGCGCGCGTTTCTTCCGAACTGGCTCGCCTGGCTTCTCGCCACGCCCGTCCAGTTCTACGTCGGCTGGCGCTTTTACAAGGGGGCCTACCACGCGTTGCGCGGTGGCGCCGCGAACATGGACGTGCTCGTGGCGCTCGGCACCACGGTGGCGTACGTGTTCAGCGCCGTCCTGACGGTGGAGGGGCGCCAGGACGTGTACTTTGACAGTTCGGCGACGGTCGTGACGCTCATCTTCATGGGCAAGCTGCTCGAGGCGCGGGCCAAGGCGAGATCGAGCGCGGCCATCTCGTCGCTCGCGAAGCTCGGGGCGAAGGTGGCGCACGTCCTGCGGGACGGCGAGGAGACGGACGTGCCGGTCGAGGCGCTTGCTGTGGGCGATCTCGTCCGCGTGAGGCCGGGAGAGCGGGTGCCTGCGGACGGCGTCGTGGTGGAGGGATGGACGAGTGTCGACGAGTCGTTTCTGACCGGCGAGCCGCTGCCTGTGACGAAGCGCCCTGGCGACGAGGTGGTGGGCGCATCCCTGAACCAGACGAACGCCTTCGTGATGCGGGTCACGAAGGTGGGCCGGGACACGGCGCTGGCGCAGGTCATCCGGCTGGTGGAGCGCGCGCAGGGATCGAAGGCGCCGGTGC from Alicyclobacillus acidocaldarius subsp. acidocaldarius DSM 446 carries:
- a CDS encoding AAA family ATPase; this translates as MRPVRLIIQGLRSYRERQEIDFQALTEHGLFGIFGPTGSGKSTILDAITLALFGSATRASRNAQGTVNPLEARMEIVFEFEIGAGARRRRYRVERAFKRGNNPLSVTTTACRLLEIENPDGDSPGLVMVAEGTREVDAAIEGILGLKEEDFTRAVVLPQGQFAEFLHLSGADRGKMLERLFGLERYGKKLSEKVSKRLTEANQEVGQLEAALAEVGDASEEALERARAALAEATSALQAAEAERRHAEAHLRELERVAELDAERRQAEAEADRLRDRAEEMARLEERLSRHRRAAALMPLVTSWEEAREAVARAEGRAAAAGEALREAEARAEEAARAEREAAARREAEEPSLLAQQARLREAEGLERAWVDKARALREAEAELRAQRARLVAAQEACAKLEAGAQALRDGLEEAERAFRAHHVPPEVRSALDHLRRAHDAWQAAALAREREAGLLAERRADVEDAEQAYRGAESARSALRAEAESLEAAKAAHEGSKPAVSRDSFASLRAWLLRAEERVRELEQAEQAVAAARNRLESAVRARAQAEEMRNARANAAEAAREAMERLRAERDRRWAARHGALISALARELVEGQPCPVCGSTHHPSPAVAALDEGEVWTEADDLALAEAEAAWREAEGILREAEQQYQVAFAKAEAAAHEASRAADERARRLSALAELWPEAPGATGADMPESAEGWKPHVRRAADEIAAGEEAWAAWEARAKELADQSAALTERLQRAAGDVLAAEERLKAARAEWARQGASASSAEEKARDSAELLRRAAEVVSLGDGLEGDALAQAVQDRLRRLEEDDRRAGEADARRTSLTADLAQVNARLQEAVQQKLEAERQVHEAEIREAQLRAGADSDKARLDDMTGGRPVAEVRVEVETALEDLRRALAEALRARQEAEAERDKARTAATQAEAALQEARRTEGRAREALEAALAESDFATPGDVRDALLGEREVVAAEDEIAAYRDAVQAVKQRLDDLARQLAGRRVDEAELAAARARAQAAEAAHGEAQQHVGACRQQLADLEARRARFAEVSAKLEQAREAARRLKTLSDVLRANAFVQFVGREEMADVARQASDRLASLTHGRYRLVLTPTGDFVIRDDHLGGVERPVGTLSGGETFVTSLSLALSLSAHIQLRGQHPLEFFFLDEGFGTLDPELLDVVMSSLERLRLERMAIGLISHVPELRERVPRRLVVEPAEPGGRGTRVRLERA
- a CDS encoding MFS transporter translates to MAGGLGQFAGGAVYHRLGPMRLIVGSLLLTALAQWSLMLAHSLPPYAVAIAANSFLISATQPALNAFVGNRWKSVSARLFNTMYVMNNIGIAVGTALAGVIASISFLLTFFLNGLLTLSFAAFMWRFLRRLGPESEDAPVDAMPQVGASAWQLFRNYQVYALLGAGMLALSLALAAWNSGVAPYLNQTGHRPDAYSVLWTVNGLLILVGQPVTGWLKRRVTQAPTAQLVASSVLYAVAFAGMAIAHRAYPALVAGMVVATFGEMLNAPTVPELVTRMTGPHAAFYLGLIGAIGNVGSLLGPVVFGHLFDLAGISPILWVATGACAAATVAFAGHARVVRRLGGTQGVTNGMHTSPADEGTQFTK